A single Actinomycetota bacterium DNA region contains:
- a CDS encoding flavin reductase family protein: MGPEHPSGIHDEHPFVTPEVDRDPVRRLRGRLAAPVTVWTAGTVAARAGLTISSVLIAEGEPARVLGLMSDLTDLWETIQDTGSFVMHVLDRSQGWLSDRFAFRVPSPGGPYAGLEITESSFGPVLAAVGTRAYCRVVEARTVGHAQLVDAAIEDLELADLDPLVHFRGRYAGLSTAR, from the coding sequence GTGGGACCGGAACATCCGTCGGGGATCCACGACGAGCACCCGTTCGTGACGCCGGAGGTCGACCGCGATCCGGTGCGGCGGCTGCGCGGCCGACTCGCCGCTCCCGTCACGGTGTGGACGGCGGGAACGGTGGCGGCCCGGGCCGGCCTGACGATCTCGTCGGTGCTGATCGCCGAAGGCGAGCCCGCGCGCGTCCTCGGTCTGATGAGCGACCTCACCGACCTGTGGGAGACGATCCAGGACACCGGTTCGTTCGTGATGCACGTCCTGGACCGATCCCAGGGGTGGCTGTCGGACCGGTTCGCCTTCCGGGTCCCCAGCCCCGGCGGGCCCTACGCCGGGCTGGAGATCACCGAGTCGTCGTTCGGGCCGGTGCTGGCTGCGGTCGGCACGCGAGCCTACTGCCGGGTGGTCGAGGCCCGGACGGTCGGGCACGCGCAGCTGGTGGACGCCGCCATCGAGGACCTCGAACTGGCCGACCTGGACCCGCTGGTGCACTTCCGCGGCCGCTACGCGGGTCTGTCGACCGCGCGGTGA
- a CDS encoding LCP family protein gives MEFTSDDPPGSAPGDAPSTRQIVAVVAIGVVALVIMAAAGLALFTESQIARYPIEAIEERGQADGAGSHRRAGEDEGHETLNILVVGSDSREGLSEAERDRLTTGPPQGPPRTDTILLVHARPEEGVATIVSIPRDLKVELPGSGPGKINAAVARGGPDLLVRIVERLSGFDIDHYVEVSIPSFLTVVEAVGGVEVCLREPLVDDKSGADLRAGCQHLDAVEALAYVRSREGARGDFRRIHRQQRFLKALANEATSAGTLANVPRVVRIADRVASSLTTDEDFGLTQLRFLAEQFRGMASGDVQTATVPAYAQTIQDTSYVVPYRPGVRALFERLAEGGRLGPRGTARQRQTADVVVWNGQRGQTVQRVESVLYFAGFQPRREPPATDVEETVVYAASDDEIATWIGSILGAPVRPLPPGVPVRDDTDAVVAVSQ, from the coding sequence ATGGAGTTCACGTCCGACGACCCGCCGGGGAGCGCGCCAGGCGACGCGCCGTCGACGCGGCAGATCGTGGCGGTCGTCGCGATCGGGGTCGTCGCCCTGGTGATCATGGCCGCCGCCGGGCTGGCGCTGTTCACCGAGAGCCAGATCGCGCGGTACCCGATCGAGGCGATCGAGGAACGCGGGCAGGCGGACGGTGCCGGGTCCCATCGGCGCGCAGGCGAGGACGAGGGTCACGAGACCCTCAACATCCTGGTCGTGGGAAGCGACAGCCGTGAGGGCCTCAGCGAAGCCGAACGGGACCGACTCACGACGGGTCCGCCTCAAGGACCGCCGCGCACCGACACGATCCTGCTGGTGCATGCCCGCCCCGAGGAGGGCGTCGCGACGATCGTCTCGATCCCCCGCGACCTCAAGGTCGAGCTGCCGGGGTCCGGTCCCGGCAAGATCAACGCGGCCGTCGCCCGCGGCGGTCCTGACCTGCTGGTGAGGATCGTCGAGCGTTTGTCCGGCTTCGACATCGACCACTACGTGGAGGTGTCGATCCCCAGCTTCCTGACGGTCGTCGAGGCCGTCGGCGGAGTCGAGGTCTGCCTCCGCGAGCCGCTGGTCGATGACAAGTCCGGCGCCGATCTGCGCGCTGGCTGCCAGCACCTGGATGCGGTGGAGGCGCTGGCGTACGTGCGGTCGCGCGAGGGGGCGCGCGGCGACTTCCGGCGCATCCACCGCCAGCAGCGCTTCCTGAAGGCGCTCGCGAACGAGGCGACGTCGGCAGGGACGCTGGCCAACGTGCCGCGGGTGGTCCGGATCGCGGACCGCGTGGCGAGCAGCCTGACGACCGACGAGGACTTCGGGCTGACGCAACTGCGCTTCCTGGCGGAGCAGTTCCGCGGGATGGCCAGCGGGGACGTTCAGACCGCGACCGTCCCGGCGTACGCGCAGACGATCCAGGACACGAGCTACGTGGTGCCCTACCGACCGGGCGTGCGGGCGCTGTTCGAGCGGCTGGCGGAGGGCGGCAGGCTGGGTCCGCGCGGCACCGCACGCCAGCGGCAGACCGCGGACGTCGTGGTGTGGAACGGCCAACGCGGCCAGACGGTGCAGCGTGTCGAGAGCGTGCTGTACTTCGCCGGCTTCCAGCCGCGGCGAGAGCCGCCCGCCACCGACGTCGAAGAGACGGTGGTGTACGCCGCAAGCGACGACGAGATCGCGACGTGGATCGGCAGCATCCTGGGCGCCCCGGTGCGACCCCTACCCCCGGGTGTGCCCGTCCGCGACGACACCGATGCGGTGGTCGCCGTCAGCCAGTAG